The Pungitius pungitius chromosome 4, fPunPun2.1, whole genome shotgun sequence nucleotide sequence taaggacaaaatattgagggccgtttcaaacattagttgaaaacacgtaactctgagcacatctgtaacgcgcatgcgcaagttcttagacgcttgcagagcttccaacgggtgcagcgcgaggtgaagtgtgtccgggagcagagcgacgtgaacgggctgatacaaccacggctacccgccccaatactctgtaagtacgtgagtgtttgaatgaagcacacctggaactataaccagttattttactgctgcccactcgatacgggaaagactgttgttttggtaagctagttagcgttagcgctatcgtttgctagttagcatgctagctcggagcttgctagcgttcaacatgaactggaccaaaagtaaacatcatagagtattttccctgtgtttggtgttgcttatgcgttaggttgttgctgtacccatatcatattattgccgttcccatttcatgtagaaaatacacgtttttaaagcaacgcggcctaaacacagattgcaggtgaattcaacaagttgtggcctgtaaacaagctagccaaaacattgtaagttactgcatgcttaaagcaacattgtaaagtatggtactgtataatatacctggaaatgttactccagaaatgccataaatggtttataatgtcataagtaaacaatctataaataagggttctcaaacacctcctgctgttatcattattaaacttttttttattagtgtcattataaacccaaattacacacgtttccctaaagtctttgttcttccctcctcacaggttcctgtggatggaggttacatctgatggagtttgtccctgcagttgtcctgccttacacctggtgtactactctgaatatttgaataatttctgttgcaagaattgaacgtactgtacatctttaagttgttctttctgtacatacTTACTCCTCTgctgttcacccttaagtgtggtccagttgaagggagttttatctgtgccgatgtgatggttttgggacaggatgctgcatgtttacagactgtaaagctccctcaggcttatttttcattttggattgaacaaaataaaatgaattgaattgaattaacttgttgactagaggcacctgcaactgaggggtgttctgcgcattctgaatcattgaagtgacgatgagggagacggagctgatttcaggtatacgatctggattcaagtgactcggagccagatcttgttacagaatctgaaaatgaagtgccaatgattcagaaaaatggtttacaaacacaaaattctaaactaactggttcatgttgttgctccacttataatttcatagtttattttcacaaaatataatttatttttgtattctgttttgtataggaaaagtgttgttatattgatatgaataaatacaaattaatcaaattgtgttgtccttgttaagggctgttgacatgattgacaactgtcaacagttgattgtgtgtaacttgtactttttcagcgagcaattttgccgttgaaaagacgttgaaaattggtttaaaagtgaaagttgtttcaacgtctattcgtagacgttgaaaagacgtctatgtttagacccgttttcaacgtgatttttaatatcggtggtaaacgtacaaatgtggacgtaatttctttttagaacctataaaataatgctatagcacaaagtagaggatgacattttaccgtattaaaaatgacGTTGATATGtagtctaaatatagacgtcttttcaacgtctacgaataggcgttgaaacaactttcacttttaaaccattttgcaacgtcttttcaacgtcgggcatagacgtctattcaacgtcttttcaaccaaaaaatgttcactgggactATTAAATGAGGAAGGAGAAGTATTAGAAAATCGGAACACGTGGAAATGCTcaatgttttaatttagttcTTAACTGAATTAACTTTATTCCACCAGGAGACATAAACAATATGCATGAACAGTGACTAAGAATTCTGAGACTTGCAGTTACATCTTTTCTATCAAAACgtcaaagctttttaaaatcaaattaagAATAATTCCAATAATCTTGTGTAATGTATTTTCCTTCtatgtcactttttatttccatttgacTGTAATTGTCTAATTTCATATGAatgcaggtttttatttttcctgtttCAACCGCATAAAATATTTTGAGATTTTGTTTACAAATGTTTAGCATCAGTATCAGTTTTAGTATTTTTAGTTATACATACAATTAGCGTTGCTATTATTGTCgatattattattcttaatttccttattatttataaatgtattgaCAGCTCTCTCGTTTTCTTctcaatatttcatatttttgttgtatCCTTATTTCTACTATAAACTATTATTAGGCCTATTGAGGAAATGTTACCGTCACTGATCCCGATGACGTAAATTAGCTGACatttgtttgatgttttctttttttttacattgatgcAAATCTACCTTTCCTTCTTGTAAGGGAATGGTCAGAAGATGTTGGTCTTATTCTAAACTGGTCCAGGTTCACACAACTGTGTGTCTATTATTGTCTATATTATTAGAGGAGTAAACTAAATGTAACCCACGTGATCCATAAAGACTGcgcactttgtagtttggcttgCTTGAAGAAATTGTGCTTTCTCGATTCGTATTGTTCTGGGTCGTTAAGCCGTTGGTTGAATTCGCTTATTGTGACGTAAGCCTGACATCACTATTGCGATGACACTAAAGTAATGACACATGTAAATGTCTGGCTTTAGGAGTCTTATCCATTAAGTCTCGTTGTCGTCTGCACATTTATTAACCATCAACTTACCGTTAACGAACCGTGTTTTGATTTCACATGCATTAAATACGAAGTTAAAATGATTTGCCAGCCACGCACCGGTTCCCGTTTTACGCATAGCGCTGACGTCAGTGAGCGTAGACGCGCTTTCGCTTTTGTTGAACTTCTGACCAACGGCGATTCGTAGTGACGTCATCTCATGGAAATTGTCAGACTAACAAGATGGCTACGGAACCCAATAAGACTGAGATCCTAGCCATTTTTAAAAGGTTGAGATCCGTCGCTACCAACAAGGTAACCGAAATGTGACGCCGCCGCTGTGTGTGTATCGTTCCGTGTGAGTGGGTCGTACTGGCGGTTATTCGGTTGAGTTCTTTCGGTCCGAACAGAGGTCCGGTAAACAGTTTGCTAGCACGTAGGCTAGGCCCTGCTACATGGGGATGCTAGCCTGCTAGCCTGCTAGCCTGCTAGCCCGCCGGCGAAGCAGTCGAACATAAAGGCCACGTATACGAGTTGTGTTGATCCTGAGGATTGAAGCGAGCCACTTGATACGTGATGGGAATGTATTAACAAGTCACCTGGTTGGTCTAAACTGTGCAAACCAATGAGCCCCGGTTTAGTAAAGATATTTACGTTGTGATTTGGAGTCATAACGATTGACTATGAACCAGATGCTATCCAATGCTAGCCGCGTCTGATGTAATAagtaccgttagctacatgGCGTTTAACATTCCTTTAGGACAAATGGATctgatttaataataaatacggATCAATAATTTAAATCAAATCCAGTTCTGGCGAAGTAGATTTTTACTGAGTGAGAACAATTCTAACTAATTATATGTGTAACTATATTTCTACTCCACTACATCTGTTGTACTATTTATTGCACTaaatctcagaggtacatgttgtattATTCACTGTACTACATGTCAGAGGTACACGTTGTACTATTTATtatactacatctcagaggtacatgttgtactacTTTTtatactacatctcagaggtacatgttgtactacTTATtatactacatctcagaggtacatgttgtactacTTATTATACTACATCTCAGAATGTACATGTTGTATTATAACGTACTTTTAAATAAGTTGTGATGATGTTGCTCAATAACTAAAGTGTAGGTGTTGAATGTTGGGGATAAACTGAAGTCGTGACCTTTGGGGTGAATCTGTTGAGCTGAGAAGTGGTTGTTTCTGCTCAGGTGTGTTTTGACTGCGCGGCCAAAAACCCGAGCTGGGCGAGCATCTCTCACGGCGTGTTCCTATGCATCGACTGCTCGGGCATCCACCGCTCCCTTGGGGTCCATCTCAGCTTCATCAGGTGAGCGTCCCTCCAGGTTTCTGTGTACGGATGTTTTGAGATACGAAGGACTCAGAATCACACTGACTTCTGGAGGGCTCAGCGGGCCCCCGTCACCTGGTGGTACTGCGTGAGAGCTACGTCACGGTGCCAGTAAACGCTtccacccaccccaccccacatcCTCTGTTTATCTAATATCTGGAAGAAGTGATTTGAGAAGCAGACAGAATGGTCTGCATTAGGTGTTTGTGGGACGTACAGGGATGAAAGCAGGTGAGGAAGCTAAAGAGTAGAAGTTAACAACCACATCTTCTAGTGATGCACACAGAAGACGAGGACATTAAGGAACACCGTCCCTGTTCAACCGGTTTCAGGGAAACCAGCATGTGGCAAGTCAGTAGATTCCTGCTGTTCACCAAACCCAGATCTGAGTCACATACAGAGAACCTGCTCCTAGCAGAGCGTGGCGTAAAGCGGGTGTGCTGGCTGcaccatgtcaaagtgtctctgagcaagacacccagcCCCTAACTGCTCcaaaaatgcacacaaacatggggtaaaaatgcaatgtaagctttggataaaagtgtcactAAATGTAATGTAGCCTCCGTGAGCTGGACGCCACCATGAGGTCACCGGCCATATGTTTATCAAGCGGTTTTCAGCAAGAGTTTAAATCCAATCCATATTTCCATATTCTTCACTCTTCTCAGGTCCACCGAGTTGGACTCCAACTGGAACTGGTTCCAGCTTAGATGTATGCAGGTTGGAGGCAATGCCAACGCGGTAAGGCCGGCGCCAGTCAGGCGTGAATCCTATTGATTTAATGAGACAACATTCAGAAGATGTTTATTCAATGAATGGCGTAGTTCTCTTCTGTTTGCTTTACTGCTGTTGGTCCAtatctcctccttcctgtctgcagaCGGTGTTCTTCCGCCAGCACGGCTGCTCCACCAACGACACCAACGCCAAGTACAACAGTCGGGCCGCTCAGCTGTACCGGGAGAAGGTCCGGCAGCAGGCCAACGCTGCGCTCTCCAAGTACGGCTCTGACGTGAGTATCGTCCATGTTTGATCCCGATCGCAGGTTCACAGTAGAACCCGAGGAGCTGGCGTCCTGTCCTTCAGAGTGTTGATCACAGTCGTCTCCTCTTGTCCATGCAGCTCTGGATCGAGTCTTCTCCAGGAGGAACTCCTACAGCTTCAGAGAGGAAAGAGACCGACTTCTTTGAAGAACttacacaggtgtgtgttttaaatcagTTTGGGACCGATGATTTATTATCAGGGAATATCTAATGTATAAGCTACTATTCTCttgaacataaacacacaaatacataacaTTTTAGATGGGTCTACATTATATTAAAAGGTCACAACcatatgtatacattttatatacatatatatatatatacacacacacacacacacaaatcaataaACACAGTCAacaaacgtttattgccatcatgtgTCAGACATagatggaatttgacttggatcCCTCTTGTTTTCACGCTGTCAGACCTCTGATGACTGGACCGTGGCGCCGCCCGCCGCCCCGGAGCAGAACGGCGCCGCTCTCGGCTCTCGGCTGATGGAACCGCCGGCCAAAGTTCAGGAGGACATCAGTCAGTACAAGAAGCTCCTGCTGTGTTCTTAATGAGATGTGGTCAGCACGAGGATCTTAGatgaaccgtgtgtgtgtgtgtgtgtgtgtgtgtgtgtgtgtgtgtgtgtgtgtgtgtgtgtgtgtgtgtgtgtgtgtgtgtgtgtgtgtgtgtgtgtgtgtgtgtgtgtgtgtgtgtgtgtgtgtgtgtgtgtgtgtgtgtgtgtacagatgtGGAGGACGGACCGAGCATCGAAGGGCTGAGCACGTCGCCCAAAGCCTCCATGGGTGAGTCCATCAGAACTGAACCCTCCGTATCTTCATCTGCTTACAAAGAGATGAACGTCAGGGAGAGATCATTAGCAGCTGATCCGTTAGCATGTTGCTCTACAGGTAACCTTATAGCAGGAAAtagaataaaacaacatttacaaaacaacGAATGATCACTGATGcgttttgaaaagaagaaaacgtaAATCATGTATTTCAATGATTTAtgatttcttccctttttaaatAAGCTTTAATTCTGATGTTGAATCAGCCTCTTGTGTTTTGGTGAAGTTTGGTTGTTTGTCCCGTTGCCTCGACGACCATGCGTCTATCACCACGGGACGGACGCACACCCGAAGGCGAACAGCCGCTGTGTGAGTGCGCTGGTTACGTTGCCACGGTTACGCGTGTTCTCTGCTCTGTGGAATCGCGGGCGGTCATGGAAAGTTCCAGGTTGTTGTGCGCTTTTGAACCTGACGGTTACCGGGGAAACGCTGGCTGCTCCTCAGCTGTCAGGCATTGACATCGGAGTCATGATGCCTGAGGGAGAAGGTTCTGGAACTGGTTCCTAGCCGCGGAATACCTCCGACTGACGTCTTGTTGACGTCAGTTGTACTTGGtacaaaaggtcaaaggttgcTAAACCACATCTATCTACTGACAGATCGATCAACGTTCTGTCAGTAGTTTGGAGTCTTGTGCTCTGTAAACTCTGATGGCTTCATTACATCTCCTCCTGGGTTACAGATGTGAAGCCCTCCCTCATCGGAAAGAAGAAGCCCATGGCGACCAAGAAAGGGGTGAGTCCGACAGACGTGTGTTtaaacagccccccccaccccccctttttaaCCATCTGACTCCACGCAGCTCGGGGCAAAGAAAGGTCTCGGAGCCCAGAAGGTGAGCAGCAAGAGCTTCTCTGAGGTGGAGAAGCAGGCGCAGGTGGCGGAGAAGGTGCGAGAGGATCGGGCCGCGGAGGCCAAGAAGCACGCCGAGGAGTCCATGTGAGGAACTAGTCCGCCTCTGATCGTCCCCTCGGGGGAGACCTCCATGTCTAATGGGTGTGGCTCTTGCAGCGTGGCCTCCATGCGGCTGGCCTACAAAGAGCTGGAGATCGACaggaagatggaggagaagaagatccAGACCATGGAGGGCAAGAAGAGGGAGCAGGCCGAGAGGCTGGGCATGGGCTTTGGCAACAGGAGGTAAACAAAGTAGTCCGACCGGGGGGCTGGTTCCGGCTCCCGTTGTCACGGTAACGCTTGTCTGAACGCGTGGCGTCTTGTTTCAGCGCCGTGTCCCACTCTGTGATGTCGGAGATGCAGGTGATCGAGCAGGAGACCCCGGTGGGGACCAAGTCCTCCTCTCGCTCCAAATTGGACATGTTCGAGGAGCCGGGCTTCACCTCCGGACCCCCCAAGTACGCCGGTGGTTTTGTGTGGGGCTCTGCAGAGTTGCACAGTTGTAGCATAATGTCGCTAAAGTAACGTTAGCATCGTTGACTCATCAAACCCCTTATTCCAGGTACAAGGACAACCCGTTCACGGTGGGGGACGCTTTCGGGTCCCGGTGGGACACCGAGGGAGGAACTGCCTCCTTCGCCACCTCCTGGGCTTTGGAGAAAGAAGACCCCAAAGAGGAGGTCACCATCTCCAGCATCCAGCCCATAGGAGAGAGGTGTCTCATTTTTACCGGTCACAG carries:
- the arfgap2 gene encoding ADP-ribosylation factor GTPase-activating protein 2, which encodes MATEPNKTEILAIFKRLRSVATNKVCFDCAAKNPSWASISHGVFLCIDCSGIHRSLGVHLSFIRSTELDSNWNWFQLRCMQVGGNANATVFFRQHGCSTNDTNAKYNSRAAQLYREKVRQQANAALSKYGSDLWIESSPGGTPTASERKETDFFEELTQTSDDWTVAPPAAPEQNGAALGSRLMEPPAKVQEDINVEDGPSIEGLSTSPKASMDVKPSLIGKKKPMATKKGLGAKKGLGAQKVSSKSFSEVEKQAQVAEKVREDRAAEAKKHAEESIVASMRLAYKELEIDRKMEEKKIQTMEGKKREQAERLGMGFGNRSAVSHSVMSEMQVIEQETPVGTKSSSRSKLDMFEEPGFTSGPPKYKDNPFTVGDAFGSRWDTEGGTASFATSWALEKEDPKEEVTISSIQPIGERLPSRRKADASSPVSESSEARQKFANAKAISSDMFFGRESSAEYDAKSRLETMSGSTSISSAELFGDGTDLKGRAAGYDGVLPSGPDIAQFKQGVKTVAGKMAVLANGVMNTIQDRYGSY